A stretch of DNA from Fimbriiglobus ruber:
GACATCTCTGCTACCGAGATCGTCTACCCCGACACCGACGGGCAGCCCATGGGCGAGAACTCCGTTCAGTGCCAGTGGATTGCGATGATCGCCGGTGAATTCTTTGAGCGGTACTCCAAACAACCCGACGTGGTCGTGGCGTGTGATCTGTTCTGGTATCCGGTCGAGGGGAATCCCAAGATCGTGTTGGCGCCCGACGTCTTCATCGTGTTCGGTCGACCGAAAGTCGGCCGCCCGTCGTACAAGCTGTGGGAAGAAAACGGGGTCGCTCCCCAGGTCGTTTTCGAGGTTTTGTCGCCGAGTAACACCGACGAGGAGTTGGAAGCCAAGCTCGGGTTCTATGAGCGGTACGGGGTCGAGGAATACTACGTCATCGACCCGGAAACGGAGACGTATGACGCGTACACCCGGGCCGCCCCCGGCGAACCACTGCGGGCTGTCCGGCCGGCCAAGCTGAACGGGTTCGTCAGTCCGCGCCTGGGTGTCCGCTTCGACACGACCGATGGACTCGTACTCGTGACCCCGGAAGGTCGCCCGTTCAAAACTCGAGAGGACCGGGTCAACGGGATTTTGGTCCAACTGGCAGACTCCGAAGCCACCCGGCAACAAGAGTGGCAGCGGGCCGAGCGGGAGTGGCAGCGGGCCGAGCGGGAACAACTGCGAGCCGAGCATGAGAAGCAGCGAGCCGAACAGGAACGGCAGCGGGCCGAGCGGGAGTGGCAGCGAGCCGAGGAGAAGCGACTACACAACGAGAAGTTGTCGGCCAAGCTTCGTGAACTCGGCGTCGACCCCGACACACTGGACGGACCGGGCTCTTAATTTGACCGCTCGAGAAGCCCGAACCTCGAACGACGGACTTGTGAAGTGAGGTCGCGATGAGTCCCGACATCTCCACCGACGAAGTTGTCTACCCGGAGACGGACGGGAAGCCCCTGGCCGAGAACTCCGTTCAGTGCCGGTGGATCACAATGATCGCCGGCGAGCTCTTCGAACGGTACAACAAGCAGCCCGATGTGTTTGTGGCCTGCGACTTATTCTGGTATCCGGTCAAGGGGAACCCAAAGATCGTAACGGCGCCGGACGCCCTGGTCGTGTTCGGTCGGCCGCCCGGTGACCGCCAGTCGTACAAGTTATGGGAAGAAAATGGGGTTCCCCCCCAGGTCGTATTCGAGGTTCTCTCGCCGAGTAACACCGACGAGGAGTTTGTCGCCAAACTCGAGTTCTATGAGCGGTACGGAGTCGAGGAATACTATGTCATCGACCCGGAAACTGAGACGTGTGAAGCATTCGTCCGAGACACCCCCGACGGCCCTCTCCGGACTGTTCGACCGGCCAAGTTGAACGGCTTCGTCAGCCCCCGCCTGGGCGTTCGCTTTGTCACAACCGACGGGCTTACACTCCTGACCCCGGATGGCCGACCGTTCCAGACTCGAGAGGACCGGGTTAACGGGCTCCTGAGCCAACTGGCAGGCTCCGAAGCCGCCCTGCAACAAGAGCGGCAGCGGGCCGAGCAGGAGAAGCAGCGGGCCGAGTGAGAACAATTGCACAACGAGAAGTTATCGGCCAAGCTTCGCGAACTCGGCATTGACACCGATACGCTGACCGATTCTTCCCCGCGGCTCACTTCCCCCGCTTCCGCCGCTCCAGTTCCTTCATCACTTCGGCCACGCCCCGCGTGTTGAACACGTCGGCTTTCGTCAGCCAGCCTCGGCGGGCCACGGTCACGCCTAGCGGGACGTACTCCAGGTCTTCGGGGCTGTGGGCGTCGGGGTTGATGACGAGGGGGATGCCGAGGGCCTTCGCCCGTTTGACGTGCGTCCAGTCGAGGTCAAGCCGGTCGGGCTGGGCGTTGATCTCGATCATCTTCCCGTACTTCGCAGCCGCCTGGAGCACCTTCTCCATGTTCAGCTTGTACCCCTCCCGGCGCAATAGCAACCGGCCGGTCGGGTGGCCGAGCATGGTGACCGACGGGTGCGACAGTGCCTTGCAGATCCGCTCCGTCTGCTCGTCCTCCGACAGCCCGAAGTGCGAGTGGACGCTGGCCACCACGTAGTCGAAGCCGGCCAGCAGATCGTCGTCGAAGTCGAGCGATCCATCCGCGAGGATATCGCACTCAGTCCCTTTCAAAATCCGCACGCCCTTGAGCTTCTTGTTGAGCGCGTCGATCTCGGCCCACTGGGCGCGGACCCGGTCGGGCGTCAGGCCGTTGGCCACGGTCAAGGACTGCGAGTGGTCGCCGACGCCGAAGTATTCGTACCCGAGCGTCTTCGCCGCCTTGGCCATCGTTTCGAGGCTGACGCTGCCGTCGCTCTCGGTGGTGTGGTTGTGGAAGACGCCGCGGATCTCGCCGGGCTCGACCAGCACCGGGATCGGGCCGGTTGCCGCCAGGTCGATCTCGCCCGTGTCCTCGCGCATCTCGGGCGGCACCCACTTCAGGCCGAGGGCCGCGTACACGTCCTCTTCCGTCTTACACGGGACCGGACCGTCGTCGCCGGTCAGGGCGTACTCGTTCAGACTGTACCCGCGGTCGATCGCCCGCTGGCGGAGGCGGACGTTGTGGTCCTTGCTGCCGGTCAAGTAGAGGAGCGCGAACGGGAACTGTTCGTCGGTCACGACCCGCAGGTCGGCGTTGAGGACGACCTTGGTCCCGCCGACGGTGGTCGTGGCGACGATGCTCGACTTGGTCGGCCCGTGCCCGGTGACTTGCATGACCTCGGGCGCGGTGACGAACGCCTCCATGATCGGCTTCGCGTCCGCGCTGCTGACCAGGATGTCGATGTCCTTGGCGGTCTCCCGGCCCCGCCGGAGGCTGCCGCACAGTTCGGCGCGGGTGACGCCCGGGAGGGCCTTGAGCCGTTCGAGGACGGCCGTCCCGAGCGTCCGAGCGAGGTCGGCGCGGACCCGGTTCCCGACCGTCCCGAGGAAGCGGACGCCTTCCAGGATCTTGTCCTGGGTCTTCGCGCCGAACCCCTTGAGCTTGGCGACCTCGCCCACCTCGCAGGCGGCCCGGAGCTTGTCGATGGTGTCGATGCCGAGCTGGTCGTGCATCGCTTTGGCTTTCTTCGGCCCCAGGCCCGGGATGCGGAGCATCTCGACCAACCCCGGCGGGACGGCCGCGCGGAGGTCTTCGACGTACTTCAGGCGGCCGGTGGTCACGAGGGTCGTGATCTTGTCGAGCATGGCCTCGCCGATCCCGCGGACGTCGCCGAGGGTCTTGGCGGCGATCATCTCTTTCAAGTCGCCTTCGAGTTGCGAAACGGTCCGAGCGGCGTTGTGGTAGGCGTTGGTCCGGAAGGCGTTCTCGCCCTGGAGTTCGAGCAGGGTGCCGATCTCATCGAGGATCGCGGCGACCTCGTCTTTAGTCATGGCTGGCTCCGGGGGAGATGAGTCGTCGAGTCGAACCCCGACGGGCGGGCGTCCGATCGCGTACTCCCATCGTCACGATTTCGGCGTGGGATTTCCACCCCCGTTAGGGGGTAGATTCACGATGTCCCCCGTGGTTCGGACATGGTTTGACGGCGGCCGCGTCGAGCGAGAAGTCTCGGAATCACGTTCCAATCATTCCGTCAGCTGCAAACAACCCGCGCTCGATCTTTCCAATTTCCTCCCCGACAGACCCCTCCCATCAGCTGCTCAGCTCACTCTCGACACCAATCGCGTTTTCCCCACATTCGCTCCCAAATTCGCACCCTCTTCGTCCCGCGTATTACCGCCGATCCGCACAAGTCCGGCGATACTCGTGCGCGGTCGGCCGATTGGCACGAATGAGCGGATCGTCGCGATTTACGCGGTTATTCGCCCACGGGCCGAGAATTCACTGCGCGGCAAAACCATTACACTCGCGCCAGGTCGAAATAATTGTGCGCCCAGATTGATTTGTGTAGTCGCGAGAGTTTTGACCAACCGGCAAAGTCAGTCTAGTTTCCCACGGGGCGGGCAATTTGCCCGCGTTACCATCTTTACCAAGGGGACGGATATGACCGCTCTTTACCGCCGCGCCGCGGCCGGGGTCGTGGAGTTTTTGAAGAAGGAAGACGGGCCGACCGCGGTCGAGTACGCGGTCATGCTGGCCATGATCATCGTGGTCTGCATCGCCGCCATTAGCGTACTCGGGACGAACACGAACAGCACGTTCTCGGCCGTCGGCTCCGCCATCAAGCCGGCCACCGCGAGCTGATTCTTTGGTCCGCCCCGGCCACCGACCGGGCCGCGGGTCCGCGCCCCCGAACACCGTCTTTCGGGGGCTTCTCGATTCCAGCAACACTCCCCCCTCAATCTCAGACGAGTGCCACCCATGCTCCGAACCGTTGTGGAGTTTTTGAAGAAGGAAGACGGGCCGACCGCGGTCGAGTACGCGGTCATGCTGGCCATGATCATCGTGGTCTGCATCGCCGCCATTCAAGCGCTCGGGACGAACGTCAACAGCACGTTCTCGGCCGTCGGCTCCGCCATCGCGCCGACGAACGGGACGTGACCGCGGGCAACCCGACCCGGAACTGGCCCGGCGGTGCGACCGTCGCCGTAACAATCACTCGCGGGGTGGGTTCAAAACTCGCCCCCCGGCTCCCCTTCCGAACCGCGTCTCTGCCGGTCGCAGTCCCGCCGCGCGATTTGAAACCTCTCGCTCCAAGCGGCAGATCGCGTCGAGTGAGAACCTGCATTTCCCCGCTCCAATTGGTTGCGTCCGGTCCTCCGATCCGTGATGATTTTCTCAGCCTGCATAAAGTAATTTCGATCGGTCGAAATTCGGGCGACGCTGCCATCGTTAGTCGGCGGGTTCCCGTTTCCAGTCAGGACATCCGATGCCACGGGCCGCGACGCGCATACGGCTGATCCTCGCTCTGGGGCTCGTTGGCGTGGCCGGCGGATGCTCGCCCGGGACGGGATCGGTTTCCGGGACGGTCGCCGTGAACGGTACGCCCGTGCCGTCGGGCGTCATTACGTTCCACTCCGAGGTCGGCAACCACGACGTGTTCAACGCCCCGATCCGGGACGGCCGGTACTCGGTGGATGGCGTTCCCGTCGGGGCGGCCGTGGTCACAGTCCGAAATACCGGCTCCGGGCCACCCGTGACCGAACAGGCCAAGAAGCCTTCCGCCGCACCGGCTGGCGATGGCAAAGTGGGTGATTCGGGCACGAAGCCCAAGCCCGCTGCACCTGCCAGCGGCGCGGTCCCCGCCCGGTATGGCGATCCCGCCACGTCCGGGCTGTCGACGAGCATTCGGGCCGGTGCCCAGGTCTACCCGCTCGATTTAGCTCCGTAATTCGTTCCAACAAAAACGAGTCTCGCGCGTTCTGGTTCGTAAACCGCGAGGAACGGCCATGCCGACGCATCGAACAGGTTCGCGGGCCGGTTTCACGCTGATCGAATTACTCGTCGTGATCGCGATCATCGCGATTTTGATCGGCCTCCTGCTGCCGGCCGTCCAGAAGGTCCGCGAGGCGGCGGCGCGGGCGACCTGCACCAACAACCTCAAGCAGCAAGTCCTGGCGATGCACGCCACCCACGACCGCGCCGGCTGCCTGCCGCCGGCCATCGGGTGGTTCCCGGGGAACGCGCCCGTACCCGGCGCCGGGTGGGGGAGCCTCTTCTTTCACCTGCTGCCGTCGATCGAACAGGACCCGCTTTACAAGAGCGGGCAGATGACCGGGGCGAACTCGGTGGGACAGAACCCCGGGCCGAATCAACCGTATTACAGTGGCGAAGCCGGGAACGGGACGTCCGCCTACGTCGGTACCCGGGCCGTCAAGATTTACATCTGCCCGTCCGACCCGAGCGTCCAGGGCGACGGGACTTATACGGACTCCGTGACCGGGTTAGTGTGGGCGTCCAGTTCGTACGCGGGCAACTTTCAAATCTTTGGCGCGGTCGACAGCACCGGGTATTCCATCGGGACTTACCAGAACAGCTACCAGGGCACCTCGCCTCGAATCCCGGCGTCGATCCCGGACGGGCTTTCCAACACGATCCTGCTCGCCGAGAAGTACGCCCGCTGCGAGTCGACCGCCTTCGGCGTCCAGCGCGGGACGATGTGGGACTGGTGGCTGGCCGGCAGTGGGTACGTGTATCACCCGCTCTTCGCCTGGCAGTGCGACTGGGGGACGGGGATCGGCGCCGCCTCCAAGTTTCAGGTCCAGCCGCAGCCCTTTATCGGAAACTGCGACCCCGGCCGGACGGCGACCGGCCACACCGGCGGGATCAACGTCGCCCTGGCGGACGGCAGCGTCCGGAACCTGAACGCGGGCATGTCCGGCACGACGTGGTGGGCCGCGGTGACGCCGAACGGCGGCGAAGTCCTGCCCTCCGACTGGCAATAACCCGCCCGCGAACCTGTCCCCCCGCGCGGGTGGTCCTTTCTGGCGACCGCCGTAGTTCCCATAATGATCCGAACCGGGAACCCGGCCGCAGGAAAAGGACGACCGTTCATGACGACGATCCGCACGCGCTTCGCCCCCAGCCCGACCGGCTACCTCCACATCGGCGGGGTCCGCACGGCCCTGTTCAACTGGCTCCTCGCCCGCCGACACCACGGCCAGTTCGTCCTCCGCATCGACGACACCGACCAGGAGCGGAACCGCGCCGAAGCGGTGCGGCCGATCATCGACGGCTTCGACTGGCTCGGCATGAACTGGGACGAGGGCCCGACCAAGGACGCCAGCGGCGACAGCTTCGGCCCGCACAAGCCCTACTATCAAGGGCAGCGGAACGACAAGTACGAAGCCGCGGCGATGAAGCTGTTGGAAGCCGGCCTCGCGTACCCCGATTACACGCCGAGCGAAGCCCAGGACGCCGCCCGGAAGGACGCGGAACGGGCCAAGCGGCCGTACGTCCACCGCGGCTCGAACCGGGACGTGCCGGCGGCCGAGAACGTTCGCCAGTACAAGGAGAAGAAGGCCACGCTCCTCCTCAAAGTCGCGACGGGGAAGACGGTCAAATTCGTGGACGCGGTCCGCGGCCCGCAGGAGATCAGCACCGACACGATCCGCGACCCCGCGCTGCTCCGCGGGCCGGCGGCCGACGGCGTCTGCCGCGCGCTCTACAACTTCGCCACGGTGGTGGACGAAGCAGACTTCGAAATCACTCACGTCGTCCGCGCGATCGAACACCTGTCGAACACGCCGACGCAGATTTTGATATTCGAGGCACTCGGCGCCCCCGTCCCGCAGTTCGCCCACATCCCGTTGGTGAATTACAACGGGGACAAAATGAGTAAGCGAAAGCTTCCCGCGTTGTGTGCGGAAGACATCGCGAAACTCAAGGCGTGCGGGTGGACGGACGACGAGATCAAGGCGCGGGACGATTTGAACATCGCGGCCGTCGCGTATTACCGCGAACTCGGCTACCTGCCGGGTGCGTTGATTAACTACCTGTGCCGGCTCGGGTGGTCCCTCGACGACCACAGCGAGATCATTCCACTCGACCAGCTGATTGCCAACTTCAGCCTGGATCGCGTGACGAGTGCGCCGGGCAGTTTCGACGGTAAGAAGCTGTTCTGGGTCCAGGGTGAGTACATGAAACTGGTGCCGACGGCCGAGAAGGTCGAGCGGTGCGTCCCGTACCTGCGCCGGGCGAAGCTGATCGGTGACACGCTGGACGACGTCACCCGCGCCGTGCTGACGCGGATCGTCGACGCGGCCGGCGAGCGGATCAAGCTGTTCTCGGACGTCCTCGCGTTCGCGACGCCGCTCCTCAAGGCGACGATCGAGTACGACGCGAAGGCGGTCGAGAAGCACCTGAAGAAAGCCGGCGCGGTTGACCTGCTCCGCGGGTTCGCCGAGACCCTCCGCCCGCTCGCCCCGTTCGACGCCCAGACCACCGACACAGCCCTGCACGCGTTCGCCACCGCCCGAGGCGTCAAGCCCGGCGACATCGTGAACCCGACCCGCGTGGCCGTGACCGGCGTGGCCGTCGGCTTCGGCCTGTTCGACACCCTGGCGATCCTCGGCAAGGACACCGTCCTCGCCCGGATCGAGCATGCAATTAAATTGGCCGCAGATGAACGCGGATAAACGCGGATCCGAGATCAGAAAAGGCAGATGAAATTCGTTTTCAGATCTGTCTTTTCTGATCTCGGATCCGCGTTTATCCGCGTTCATCTGCGGCCAATATTTCTTCCTTTAGAATTAAGCGACATGAAACCTTACCAGCTCTGCGGCCTCGGCAACGCCATCGTGGACATCTTCTTGGAGTTGTCGGACGCCGAGTTCGCGGAACTCGGGTTCGCGCGCGGCGGGATGGTCCTCGTCGACGCGCCGGAGCAGAAACAACTCCTGGAGAAGTTCCACGCCCACGACCCGCGGCTCGTCAGCGGCGGCTCGCTGGCGAACTCGGCGATCGCGTTCTCCCAGCTCGGCGGCAAGGCCGCGTTCATCGGCTGCGTCGGCGACGACCGGTACGGGCTGCACTACGAGCGCGAGTTCTCCCACCTCGGCATCGACATCGGCACCCCCGTCATCGTGGGCGAGACGACCGGCACCTGCGTCTGCGTCATCACGCCGGACGCCGAGCGGACGATGCGGACGTGCCTCGCGGTGTCCAGCCACCTGTCCGCGAAGCACGTGGACGAGGACCGCATCAAGAATTCGGACTGGCTGTTCGTCGAGGGGTACGTGTTCGCCAACCCGGAGACCGGCCAGGGGGCCATCCGCCGGGCGCTCGAACTCGCCAAGAAGCACGGCACGAAAGTCGCCATCACCTGCTCCGACGCCTTCGTGGTCGAAGTCTTCGGCGGCCCGCTGTTCGACGCCCTGAAGCAGGCCGACTTGTTGTTCTGCAACGCGACCGAGGCCCGCGCGGCGACCAAGACGGCGAGCGTGACCGAGGCGTTCGCCGCGCTCAAGTCGCTGGTACCGAACGCGGTCGTGACCGACGGGCCGCACGGCGCGCACGTCCGCTTCGGCGGGACCGAGGTCCACGTCCCATCGGTCGCGTGCGAGCCCAAGGATCTCACCGGCGCCGGGGACATGTTCGCGGGCAGCTTCCTGTACGGGATCACCCACGGCTTCCCGCCAGCGGTCGCGGCCCGCGGCGCCTGCCACCTGTCGTCCAAGGTGATCTCGCAAATTGGCGCCCGGCTGCACCAGGGAGCCCGCGAGACGTGGGACCACGCCGTGGCGTAAGCAATGGCTGCGAAAAGACACAAAAAGCGCGAAAAATACGCAGAACATGAACGACGGGTCCGGTGGGACACGTCCGAAAGAGGTGACACGTGGCACGAGTGCGGACGTTTATTGCCGTCGAGATCGGGGATACCGCCCGGACCGCCGCGATCGCCCTACAAAAAGTCCTCGCGCGGACCGGGGCGTCGGTCAAGTGGGTTGAGTCGAACAGCATGCACGTGACGCTGGTCTTCCTCGGCGAGGTGGACGACCGCGAACTGCCGGCCGTCTTCCGCGCGGTGTCGAAGGCCACGGCCGGCGAGGCCCCGTTCCCGCTACACGTCGCCGGCGTCGGGGCGTTCCCGACCCCGCGGCGGCCCAAGACGCTCTGGGCCGGCATCACCGAGGGAGCCGACCGGCTGAGCCGCCTGCACGAGCGCATCAACACGCACCTCGTCGACCTGGGCGGCTACCGCCGGGAAGAGCGGGCGTACACGCCGCACCTGACGCTCGGCCGGGTCAAGTCCGAGGAAGACGGCAACCTCCTCGCGGCCGAGTTGCCGAAGCACCTGGCCTGGAACGGCGGGCAGACGGTGGTCAGCGAAGTGCTGGTCTTCAGCAGCGAACTCAAGCGCGACGGCCCCGAATATACTGTCCTCGGCCGCGCCGAACTCCTCGGCGATCCAGAGGAGTGAGCACCCCCAGCCTCGTAGGGGCCTCTCTCGTGCGGTAAAATCTCTTCCATCAGGTCCACCACGCCGGACTACCGAGGAGGGAATGATGCCGTCCCCATTCCCCGGAATGGACCCGTACCTGGAAGACCCGGGGTTGTGGGCGGACGTGCATCTCGGATTGATCTGTACCTGCCGCGAATTGCTGAATCGTCACCTCCTGCCGAAATACGTCGGGCGACTTCAGGAGCGCGACTACGTCGAGTACGAAGACGATCCGGCGCGAGTGGAGTTGGTCGTTCCCGACCGCAAGACGACCGGAAAACATCAAACGACACCGGACATCGTGGCCGAACCAGTCGGAGTGATCTTTGAAAACAACCTGGAGCGACGAGAATCGTGGATCGAGGTACTTGCCGTCGACACACGCGATGTCGTGTCGGTCATTGAAATCTTGAGCCCGAGTAACAAGGTCAAGGGGGCCGCCGGCCGGGAAAGCTTTCTCCAGAAGCGGCGCGAAATCCTGTCGTCCAACACGCACTGGATCGAGATCGACCTCCTGCGGACCGGCGAGCGACAGCCGTTCGACGAACACATACCCGACCACGAGTATGTCGCGAGTGTCGTCCCTGCCGGTCAACGACCGACGGGGCTCGCGTGGCCGATCCGGCTGACGCAACGGCTGCCCGTGGTCGGCATCCCCCTCCGCAAGCCGGACGCCGACGCGCCGCTCGATCTCCAGGCCGCGCTGACCTTGGCCTACGACCGAGCCGCCTATGACATGACCGTGGACTACACGCGGCCCCCGAAGGTGCCGCTGTCGCCGGACCTCGCCGCGTGGGCCGACCAGTTACTCAGGGAGAAAGGCTTGCGGAAAGGGGTGGATGGGTAGCGGTAGATCATGTTGCCGCCACCCTGGCCGCCTACGGTCAATCCCCGTCGATCAGCCGCGCCGAATAGTCCCCCGCCCCGCGTTGCGGCGCGACCCAGATCGTGTATCGCCCCGACTTGGGCAGCTTGATCGCCATCAGACTGCCCGTGGCGGCGTTGCCTTTGTTTTCGCCCGCCAGCGGCACCCCGTCAGGGCTGCGGAGGCTCACGGCCGGCTCGAACACAGCCGAGCGCACGCTGAGAAAGACTGTCTGCCCTTCCTTGCCCTCAAAGGCCCAGAAGTCCACGCTGCCAGGTTGAATGGTGCCCTGGCCGCGGCCGCCCACCTGCAACTCCTTGAGCTTCGTTTCCTTCAACGCCAGGCGGAAATCGCCGCCGCCGCCGTCACCGAGCGAGGCGACTTGCAAGCGGTACAGACCCTCGGTCACGACCATGTGGGAAATGTGCCCCTCCAGGGCGTCGCCGTCGTCGCCGCTGTTGGCTACCTGGTTACCCTGGGAGTCGAAGAGGCGGAGGACCGGGACGAACGTTCGCGAGGCGAGGGAGGCCCGGAAGAGTTGCCCGGGAGTCGCCTTGAACGTGTAAAACGCGGTGCCGTTCACGGGCAGGGTGCCGTCGACCTCCTTGCCTTGCGCGATCGGTTCGCTCGGGTCGCGAATCGTGAGCTTGTACGTGACAGCCGTTTGCGCCAGGAGTTGCAACTGATACCGGCCGTCGGCGCCGAAAACCGGCGCGTACCGGACTCGGCCGCTCCGACTGGCGACCGGCAGGAACGTGAGTTCGGGGCGAGAACCCGACGTGGCAATCCTTTGTTCCTGAGACTTGTGGGCGGGCGCGGGGATTAGCCGCGACAGCACCTCGCCCTTCTTCTCGATCTCGATGACCCGGAACGCTCCCGGCTTTTCCGGAAAGCTCCAGACGGCCAACTCGCCGGGTTGAAGTGTGCCCGCCTGCTCCTTGCCCTCGGTCAGGTCGAACCGCCGGGCTTCGCGGATCAGGAGGTCGTAGGAGTAATCCCGGGGGCCGGAAACGATCAGGCAGCACTCGCCGTCGTCCTCGATGTGGACGGTGCCGCCCCAGTCGCGGATCTCGCGCCCTTTGAAATCGAGCACTTTCCACGCTTCGGGCGCCACCCCTTTTAGGTCCGGGACGAGGATCTGGTCCTTCGCGCCCGGGAAGTAGTGGTAGCTCTTGCCCTCGCGGTCGAAGGTGGCGACCGTTGGCTTACCGACCGCCAGCGGCCTGGCCCGGAAGCGCTGGACCTGGAGCGTGTAATTCCCGCCGCCTTGGTATTTGAAAGCGTGGACGCGGATTTCGTATTTGGCTGTCTCGGGCAGCCGGAATGAGAACCGGCTCTCGTTGCCGGGGTCGTCCACTTCCTGGAGGAGCTTGCCTTCTTTCTCTCCCACCTTGGCCAGTTCCAGGATCGGGTCGAACTCCCGGCTCGCGACGTGGGCGATGATCGTTTCGCCCTTCTCGCCCTCGAAGATCCAACGATCGAGCTGGTTGTGCGTCAGAAACTTGCTGTGGCTCCCGGGGCCGCCCAGATCCCGCACCGACTCCTGGGCGCGGGCGGGCACGGCGAACAACGCGAGAACGACCGATAGCGACCAGAGTTTCGCGGTCATGACTGCCTTCCTGGTTTTCGGGCGAGCGGGTTTTCGGGATGTGATCGTGTTATCCAACAAGATATCGTGCCGCAGTCGTGTTAATCGCTCAGGCGGCCGGCCCGGAAGCCGTAACCCGGGCGGGGAATCGTCTCGACGAGGCCGAACCGGTCCCAAAGACGGCGCAAGATTTCGCTCCGCCCCGCGTCTCCCACGACAAG
This window harbors:
- a CDS encoding Uma2 family endonuclease — encoded protein: MSTDISATEIVYPDTDGQPMGENSVQCQWIAMIAGEFFERYSKQPDVVVACDLFWYPVEGNPKIVLAPDVFIVFGRPKVGRPSYKLWEENGVAPQVVFEVLSPSNTDEELEAKLGFYERYGVEEYYVIDPETETYDAYTRAAPGEPLRAVRPAKLNGFVSPRLGVRFDTTDGLVLVTPEGRPFKTREDRVNGILVQLADSEATRQQEWQRAEREWQRAEREQLRAEHEKQRAEQERQRAEREWQRAEEKRLHNEKLSAKLRELGVDPDTLDGPGS
- a CDS encoding glutamate--tRNA ligase, with translation MTTIRTRFAPSPTGYLHIGGVRTALFNWLLARRHHGQFVLRIDDTDQERNRAEAVRPIIDGFDWLGMNWDEGPTKDASGDSFGPHKPYYQGQRNDKYEAAAMKLLEAGLAYPDYTPSEAQDAARKDAERAKRPYVHRGSNRDVPAAENVRQYKEKKATLLLKVATGKTVKFVDAVRGPQEISTDTIRDPALLRGPAADGVCRALYNFATVVDEADFEITHVVRAIEHLSNTPTQILIFEALGAPVPQFAHIPLVNYNGDKMSKRKLPALCAEDIAKLKACGWTDDEIKARDDLNIAAVAYYRELGYLPGALINYLCRLGWSLDDHSEIIPLDQLIANFSLDRVTSAPGSFDGKKLFWVQGEYMKLVPTAEKVERCVPYLRRAKLIGDTLDDVTRAVLTRIVDAAGERIKLFSDVLAFATPLLKATIEYDAKAVEKHLKKAGAVDLLRGFAETLRPLAPFDAQTTDTALHAFATARGVKPGDIVNPTRVAVTGVAVGFGLFDTLAILGKDTVLARIEHAIKLAADERG
- the polX gene encoding DNA polymerase/3'-5' exonuclease PolX, whose product is MTKDEVAAILDEIGTLLELQGENAFRTNAYHNAARTVSQLEGDLKEMIAAKTLGDVRGIGEAMLDKITTLVTTGRLKYVEDLRAAVPPGLVEMLRIPGLGPKKAKAMHDQLGIDTIDKLRAACEVGEVAKLKGFGAKTQDKILEGVRFLGTVGNRVRADLARTLGTAVLERLKALPGVTRAELCGSLRRGRETAKDIDILVSSADAKPIMEAFVTAPEVMQVTGHGPTKSSIVATTTVGGTKVVLNADLRVVTDEQFPFALLYLTGSKDHNVRLRQRAIDRGYSLNEYALTGDDGPVPCKTEEDVYAALGLKWVPPEMREDTGEIDLAATGPIPVLVEPGEIRGVFHNHTTESDGSVSLETMAKAAKTLGYEYFGVGDHSQSLTVANGLTPDRVRAQWAEIDALNKKLKGVRILKGTECDILADGSLDFDDDLLAGFDYVVASVHSHFGLSEDEQTERICKALSHPSVTMLGHPTGRLLLRREGYKLNMEKVLQAAAKYGKMIEINAQPDRLDLDWTHVKRAKALGIPLVINPDAHSPEDLEYVPLGVTVARRGWLTKADVFNTRGVAEVMKELERRKRGK
- a CDS encoding adenosine kinase is translated as MKPYQLCGLGNAIVDIFLELSDAEFAELGFARGGMVLVDAPEQKQLLEKFHAHDPRLVSGGSLANSAIAFSQLGGKAAFIGCVGDDRYGLHYEREFSHLGIDIGTPVIVGETTGTCVCVITPDAERTMRTCLAVSSHLSAKHVDEDRIKNSDWLFVEGYVFANPETGQGAIRRALELAKKHGTKVAITCSDAFVVEVFGGPLFDALKQADLLFCNATEARAATKTASVTEAFAALKSLVPNAVVTDGPHGAHVRFGGTEVHVPSVACEPKDLTGAGDMFAGSFLYGITHGFPPAVAARGACHLSSKVISQIGARLHQGARETWDHAVA
- the thpR gene encoding RNA 2',3'-cyclic phosphodiesterase — encoded protein: MARVRTFIAVEIGDTARTAAIALQKVLARTGASVKWVESNSMHVTLVFLGEVDDRELPAVFRAVSKATAGEAPFPLHVAGVGAFPTPRRPKTLWAGITEGADRLSRLHERINTHLVDLGGYRREERAYTPHLTLGRVKSEEDGNLLAAELPKHLAWNGGQTVVSEVLVFSSELKRDGPEYTVLGRAELLGDPEE
- a CDS encoding Uma2 family endonuclease, yielding MSPDISTDEVVYPETDGKPLAENSVQCRWITMIAGELFERYNKQPDVFVACDLFWYPVKGNPKIVTAPDALVVFGRPPGDRQSYKLWEENGVPPQVVFEVLSPSNTDEEFVAKLEFYERYGVEEYYVIDPETETCEAFVRDTPDGPLRTVRPAKLNGFVSPRLGVRFVTTDGLTLLTPDGRPFQTREDRVNGLLSQLAGSEAALQQERQRAEQEKQRAE
- a CDS encoding DUF4058 family protein, encoding MMPSPFPGMDPYLEDPGLWADVHLGLICTCRELLNRHLLPKYVGRLQERDYVEYEDDPARVELVVPDRKTTGKHQTTPDIVAEPVGVIFENNLERRESWIEVLAVDTRDVVSVIEILSPSNKVKGAAGRESFLQKRREILSSNTHWIEIDLLRTGERQPFDEHIPDHEYVASVVPAGQRPTGLAWPIRLTQRLPVVGIPLRKPDADAPLDLQAALTLAYDRAAYDMTVDYTRPPKVPLSPDLAAWADQLLREKGLRKGVDG
- a CDS encoding Flp family type IVb pilin, with the protein product MLRTVVEFLKKEDGPTAVEYAVMLAMIIVVCIAAIQALGTNVNSTFSAVGSAIAPTNGT
- a CDS encoding Flp family type IVb pilin, translating into MTALYRRAAAGVVEFLKKEDGPTAVEYAVMLAMIIVVCIAAISVLGTNTNSTFSAVGSAIKPATAS
- a CDS encoding DUF1559 domain-containing protein; translated protein: MPTHRTGSRAGFTLIELLVVIAIIAILIGLLLPAVQKVREAAARATCTNNLKQQVLAMHATHDRAGCLPPAIGWFPGNAPVPGAGWGSLFFHLLPSIEQDPLYKSGQMTGANSVGQNPGPNQPYYSGEAGNGTSAYVGTRAVKIYICPSDPSVQGDGTYTDSVTGLVWASSSYAGNFQIFGAVDSTGYSIGTYQNSYQGTSPRIPASIPDGLSNTILLAEKYARCESTAFGVQRGTMWDWWLAGSGYVYHPLFAWQCDWGTGIGAASKFQVQPQPFIGNCDPGRTATGHTGGINVALADGSVRNLNAGMSGTTWWAAVTPNGGEVLPSDWQ